Below is a genomic region from Pseudazoarcus pumilus.
GCCACAGCGCGAACAGCAGCGCGCCGATGGCCGCGGCCAGCGTAAACAGGCCGATCAGCACGTGATGCGCACGGGTTTCCATTCAGTTGCCCTCCGTGACGGATGCGGTGGCCGCGGCGCGGCCACGCGGGCCGCGGAAATAGTCGCGTACCCAGGCGTCGTCGCTTTGCGCGACGGTGGCCAGATCCGCGTTCAGGATGACACGGCGGCGCGCGAGTACCGCGACACGATCGGTGATTGCGTACAGCGTGTCCAGATCATGTGTGACCACGAATACCGTCAGGCCGAGGGCGTCGCGCAGCGTCGCGATCAGCCGGTCGAAGGCGGCCGCGCCGATCGGGTCCAGCCCGGCGGTGGGCTCGTCGAGGAACAGGATATCCGGATCGAGCGCCAGCGCGCGCGCCAGCGCGGCGCGTTTGACCATGCCGCCGGACAGCTCGGCCGGCAGGCGCGCGCCGGCGTCGGCCGGCAGGCCGGCCAGCGCGATCTTGAGCGCGGCCAGCGGCGCCGCCTCGTCGCGCGTGAGTCCGGCATGTTCGACCAGCGGCAGGACGACGTTCTCGGCCACCGTCAGCGACGAGAACAGCGCACCACGCTGGAACAGCACGCCGAAGCGTCGTTCGACGCGGCTGCGCTCGCGCGGCGCCAGCGTGGCCAGATCCTCGCCGAACACGCGCACGCTGCCGCCCGCCGGTTTCTGCAGGCCGAGGATGGTGCGCAACAGTACCGACTTGCCGGTGCCCGAGCCGCCGACCACGCCGAGGATCTCGCCGTGCCGCACATCGAGGTCCAGCCCCTCATGCACCACGAGGCTGCCGAAGCGCGTGACCAGGCCGCGTACCTCGACGACGTTGTCCGGCGCGCTCACCAGCCCATCTCCATGCAGAACAGTGCGGCGATCGCGTCGACCACGATGACCACGAAGATCGACTGCACCACGGCCGAGGTGGTGTGCTCGCCCACCGACTGTGCGCTGCCGCCGGCGCGAAAGCCCTCGTTGCAGCCGATCACCGCGATCAGAAAGGCGAACACCGGGGCCTTGGCCATGCCGATGAGAAAGTGGCGCAGCGCGACGTTGGTTTCGATCACCGACAGGAACATGCTCGGCGAGATGTCGAGCTTGAGCGCGCACACGATCATCCCGCCGGCCAGTCCCGAGATCATCGCGACGAAGGCGAGTATCGGCAGTGCGACGAGCAAGGCGAGCACGCGCGGCAGCACCAGCAGCTCGACCGGTGACAGGCCCAGCACGCGAATCGCGTCGACCTCTTCGTTGGCCCGCATCGAGCCGATCTGCGCGGCGAACGCGCTCGAGGTGCGCCCGGCGACGAGAATCGCCGCGAGCAGCACGCCGAATTCGCGCAGGAAGGAGTAGGCGACCAGATCGACGGTGTAGATGCTGGCGCCGAAACCGGTCAGCACCGTCGCGCCGAGAAAGGCCACGACGGCGCCAACCAGAAAGGTCAGCAGCGCGACGATGGGCAGCGCGTCCAGGCCGGTGCGCTCCAGATGTGCGACGAAGGACGTCATGCGCCAGCGTCCGGGCCGGAACAGTGTGCGCGCGAAGGTCTCCAGCGTCAGTCCGAGCAGGCCGCACACGCCCACGAGGTGGTCGCGGAACGCGACTGTCGTGCGTCCGATGTGCTCCAGGATGTCGCCAGGCATGTAGCCGTCGGGAGTCTGCGCGCTCGGGTCGATACGTTGGTGCGCTTCGCGCACGGTGCGCAGCAGCGCCTGCCGTTCCGGGGCTTGCGCGGCGAGGACGGTTTCGAGTTGCTGGTCGCTCAGCAGTGTGCACAGCAGGCCGGCGCCGGCGGTGTCGAGACCCGACAAGCCCGAGGCATCGACGGCGGCGATGTCCCCATCGCGTTCCCGCAAAGCCGCTACGTGAGCAGCGAGTGCACGGCAGTGCGGCAGCGTCCAGGCGCCCGCGATGCGCAGGATCGGTCCGTCGGCCGATGGCACGATCTCGGACGTGCCGGGCGCGTCAGCTGCGGCGATCATCGTGCTGTGTGGAACGGATCAAGGGGCATGGACTCGCCTGATGCATGCGTCGGTTCGGGAACGTGTCGCGGCGAGGCTTCGACGCAATGCCCGTATCGAACCATCAACGCCGCGCAGGTGCAACCGCACCGGGTTTGCGGCCGGCGCCGATCGTCACACCCGTGCTGCCGCCGTCGGGGATAATGGTGCTTCGAAGCATGGGCCGGGAGAGCGAAGTGCGCGCAGCAGCAGGCAGGACGTGGTGGATTGCAGGGATTGTTGTGGCGATCGTCGCGGCGGGCACGTGGTGGCTGCGACCGGTGGCGGACGACGAGCGCTTCGTGCGTGGAAACGGGCGCGTCGAGGCCACCGAGGTCGATGTCGCTGCCAAGGTGGCCGGACGGGTGGCGGAGATCCTGGTCAACGAGGGGGACTTCGTCGCCGAAGGGCAGGTCGTGGCGCGCATGGACGTGCAGTCTTTGCTGGCGCAGCTGGCGCAGGCGCGCGCCGAGGTGGCCAATGCCCGCAGCGCGCGTGAAACCGCGCTGGCGCTGGTGGCGCAGCGCGTGGCCGATGTGGCGATGTCCGAGTCGGTGCTGATCCAGGCCGAGGCCGAGTTCGACGTGGCGCGGCGCACCAGCGAGCGCCTGCAAAGGCTGCTCAAGCAGAAGGCAACTTCCGCGCAGCAGGCCGACGACGCGGCGGCACGTGTTCGAACGGCTCAGGCAAACGTTCGCGTGGCCGCGGCGAAGATCGCGGCGGCTCAGGCAGCGGTGCGGGCGGCCGAGGCGCAGGTGGAGCAGGGCGATGCGGCGATTGCCGCCACCGAGGCGGTGGTGGCGCGCCTGCAAAGCGAGCTGGAGGACGCCGAACTGCGGGCGCCGCGCGCCGGCCGCGTACAGTACCGCATCGTGCAGCCGGGCGAGGTCATTGCCGGTGGCGGCAAGGTGGTGAGCCTGGTCGACATCGGTGACGTGTACATGACCTTCTTCCTGCCCGAAACGGTGGCCGGCCGCGTGGCCATCGGTAGCGAGGCGCGCATCGTGCTCGACGCCGCGCCGGACTTCGTGATTCCGGCTTCCGTCAGTTTCGTTGCCAGCGTCGCGCAGTTCACGCCCAAGACCGTCGAGACGCAGAGCGAGCGCCAGAAGATGGTGTTCCGCGTCAAGGCGCGCATCGACCCCGAACTGCTGGCGAAGTACCCCGAGCAGGTCAAGACCGGCCTGCCTGGCATGGCCCATGTGCGTCTGGATGGTGAGGCGGAGTGGCCGGCGGCGCTGCAGGTGCGCCTGCCGTGAGTGCCGTGCCGCCGGTGGCGCGGCTCGCCGACGTCACGCAGCGTTACGGCGCGGTGGCGGCGGCCGATGGCGTGAGTCTGGAGATTCCGGCCGGCTGCATGGTCGGTTTCATCGGGCCGGACGGCGTGGGCAAATCCACCTGGCTGGGCCTGATCGCCGGTGCGCGGCAACTGCAGCAGGGGCGCATCGAAGTGCTGGGCGGCGACATTGCGGATGCCGCGCACCGGCGCGCGGTGTGTCCGCGCATTGCCTACATGCCGCAGGGGCTGGGCAAGAACCTGTATCCGACGCTGTCGGTGTTCGAGAACATCGACTTCTTCGGCCGGCTGTTCGGCCAGTCGGCCGAGGAGCGCGCGCGGCGCATCGATGAGCTGCTCGCAGCGACCGGCCTGAGCGAATTTGCCGATCGTCCCACGCGCAAGCTCTCCGGCGGCATGAAGCAGAAGCTCGGCCTGTGCTGCGCGCTGGTCCACGACCCCGACCTGCTGATCCTCGACGAGCCGACCACCGGTGTCGATCCGCTCTCGCGGCGCCAGTTCTGGCGCCTGATCGCGCGCATCCGTGCCGCGCGCCTCGGCATGAGCGTGCTCATTGCCACCGCCTACATGGAGGAGGCCGAGGACTTCGACTGGCTGGTGGCGGTGGACGCCGGCCGCGTGCTGGCCACCGGCACGCCGGAGCAATTGCGCTCGCAAGGCGGGCGCGACACGCTGGAAGGCGCCTTTCTGGCGCTGCTGCCGCAAGAGCGCCGGCGCGGCCACCGCGAGGTGGTGATTCCGCCGATGGAGGCCGGCGAGGTGGTGATCTCCTCGCGCGGGCTGCAGATGCGCTTCGGCGACTTCGTGGCGGTGGACGACGTAAATCTCGACGTGCGGCGCGGCGAGATATTCGGCTTCCTCGGCTCCAACGGCTGCGGCAAGTCGACCACCATGAAGATGCTCACCGGCCTGCTCGAGCCCTCGGCCGGCGAGGCGCGGCTGCTGGGACGCAAGCTCGACGCGAAGAATCTGGAGACGCGCCGCCGCGTGGGCTATCTGTCGCAGTCCTTTTCGCTGTACGGCGAGCTGACGGTGCGCCAGAACCTCGACCTGCACGCGCGGCTGTTCGACCTGCCGGGCGACGAGGCTGCCGAGCGCATCGAGGCGCTGACCCGGCGCTTCGGCCTGGATGCGGTGATGGACACCCAGCCCGACGCGCTGCCGCTGGGTATGCGCCAGCGCCTGCAACTGGCGGTGGCGGTGCTGCACCGGCCCGACGTGCTGATCCTCGACGAGCCGACATCGGGCGTCGACCCGGTGGCGCGCGACGGCTTCTGGGAACTGATCGTCGAGCTCTCGCGGCGCGACGGCGTGACCATCTTCATCACCACCCACTTCATGAACGAGGCGCAGCGCTGCGACCGCATCTCGCTGATGCACGCCGGCCGTGTGCTGGCCACCGACACGCCGGCTGCGCTGATGGCGCGACGCGGCGCGGACACGCTGGACGATGCCTTCGTCGGCTATCTGGAGGAAGCCGCCGGCACCCCCGTCGAAGCGCAGCGCACGCCACCGCCGGCGGTCGAGGCGCCGC
It encodes:
- a CDS encoding MlaE family ABC transporter permease — translated: MIAAADAPGTSEIVPSADGPILRIAGAWTLPHCRALAAHVAALRERDGDIAAVDASGLSGLDTAGAGLLCTLLSDQQLETVLAAQAPERQALLRTVREAHQRIDPSAQTPDGYMPGDILEHIGRTTVAFRDHLVGVCGLLGLTLETFARTLFRPGRWRMTSFVAHLERTGLDALPIVALLTFLVGAVVAFLGATVLTGFGASIYTVDLVAYSFLREFGVLLAAILVAGRTSSAFAAQIGSMRANEEVDAIRVLGLSPVELLVLPRVLALLVALPILAFVAMISGLAGGMIVCALKLDISPSMFLSVIETNVALRHFLIGMAKAPVFAFLIAVIGCNEGFRAGGSAQSVGEHTTSAVVQSIFVVIVVDAIAALFCMEMGW
- a CDS encoding ABC transporter ATP-binding protein, with the translated sequence MSAPDNVVEVRGLVTRFGSLVVHEGLDLDVRHGEILGVVGGSGTGKSVLLRTILGLQKPAGGSVRVFGEDLATLAPRERSRVERRFGVLFQRGALFSSLTVAENVVLPLVEHAGLTRDEAAPLAALKIALAGLPADAGARLPAELSGGMVKRAALARALALDPDILFLDEPTAGLDPIGAAAFDRLIATLRDALGLTVFVVTHDLDTLYAITDRVAVLARRRVILNADLATVAQSDDAWVRDYFRGPRGRAAATASVTEGN
- a CDS encoding HlyD family secretion protein; the protein is MGRESEVRAAAGRTWWIAGIVVAIVAAGTWWLRPVADDERFVRGNGRVEATEVDVAAKVAGRVAEILVNEGDFVAEGQVVARMDVQSLLAQLAQARAEVANARSARETALALVAQRVADVAMSESVLIQAEAEFDVARRTSERLQRLLKQKATSAQQADDAAARVRTAQANVRVAAAKIAAAQAAVRAAEAQVEQGDAAIAATEAVVARLQSELEDAELRAPRAGRVQYRIVQPGEVIAGGGKVVSLVDIGDVYMTFFLPETVAGRVAIGSEARIVLDAAPDFVIPASVSFVASVAQFTPKTVETQSERQKMVFRVKARIDPELLAKYPEQVKTGLPGMAHVRLDGEAEWPAALQVRLP
- the rbbA gene encoding ribosome-associated ATPase/putative transporter RbbA produces the protein MSAVPPVARLADVTQRYGAVAAADGVSLEIPAGCMVGFIGPDGVGKSTWLGLIAGARQLQQGRIEVLGGDIADAAHRRAVCPRIAYMPQGLGKNLYPTLSVFENIDFFGRLFGQSAEERARRIDELLAATGLSEFADRPTRKLSGGMKQKLGLCCALVHDPDLLILDEPTTGVDPLSRRQFWRLIARIRAARLGMSVLIATAYMEEAEDFDWLVAVDAGRVLATGTPEQLRSQGGRDTLEGAFLALLPQERRRGHREVVIPPMEAGEVVISSRGLQMRFGDFVAVDDVNLDVRRGEIFGFLGSNGCGKSTTMKMLTGLLEPSAGEARLLGRKLDAKNLETRRRVGYLSQSFSLYGELTVRQNLDLHARLFDLPGDEAAERIEALTRRFGLDAVMDTQPDALPLGMRQRLQLAVAVLHRPDVLILDEPTSGVDPVARDGFWELIVELSRRDGVTIFITTHFMNEAQRCDRISLMHAGRVLATDTPAALMARRGADTLDDAFVGYLEEAAGTPVEAQRTPPPAVEAPPARPPRFSLARLLSFAARESTELRRDPIRLTLAMLGSVILMLVMGYGINMDVEDLHFAVLDHDRSVASQGYTLRIAGSRYFLEQPELLSHADLDARMRAGKLAMAVEIPPGFGRDLARGATPEIAVWLDGSMPMRAEIARGYVLGVHAQTLAEVMAEAGITATAPATVETRFRYNPELRSLVAMAPLMIPLMLVFIPAMLTALGVVREKELGSIVNVYTTPVSKLEFLLGKQLPYIALSMFNFAVMFVIAIALFQVPFKGSLLTLTVGALLYVTATTGLGLLMSTLMNSQVAAIAGTAIGTLLPAVQFSGLLDPVSSLEGFAAVVGAVYPTTHFLTITSGTFSKALGFADLGGSFLPLLLAIPVLTGLSVLLLKKQGR